CATGAGGTTCGGAATTATGTGAGGGAACGGCTGCAGCCGGTGAGTGATGAGATCATCTATGATCGGCTCGGCAGCATCTTCGGCGTTCGCCGCGGCGATCCGCAGGGTCCGAAGATCATGGTAGCCGGACATCTCGATGAAGTCGGATTCCTCGTAACCGCCGTTACGGAGAAGGGATTGCTGAAGTTCCAGACCCTGGGCGGCTGGTGGAGTCAGGTGCTGCCGGCGCAGCGGGTGGAAGTCATCACGGAGCAAGGGCGCATTCCCGGTGTGATCGGTTCGATTCCGCCGCATCTGCTGGACGAAGGACAGCGTAATAAGCCGATGCCGCTTGAACACATGTACATCGATATCGGTGCTGATTCCCGGGAAGATGCGGAGCAGTTAGGTGTTCGTCCGGGATTGCCGGCGGTTCCCGTATGCCCGTTCACGCCGATGGCTAATCCGAAGAAGATCATGGCGAAGGCTTGGGATAACCGCTACGGCGTCGGCTTAGCCATCGAGCTCTTGGAAGCCGTGAAGGATATTGAGCTGCCGAACCAGCTCTACGCCGGTGCTACCGTACAGGAAGAAGTCGGCCTGCGCGGCGCGGAGACAGCGGCCAGACTGATCAATCCCGATCTGTTCTTCGCTCTTGATGCGTCTCCGGCCAATGACACAGGCGGCGATCCCAACGCTTTCGGACGGCTGGGGCATGGCGCGCTGTTGCGGATCTATGACCGCACGATGGTGACGCACAAGGGCTTGGTGGATTATATCCGCGATACGGCTGAAAGCCACGGCATCCGCTATCAATACTTCGTCTCCGCAGGCGGAACCGATGCGGGACGCGTGCACCTGAATGGAATCGGTGTGCCTTCCGCTGTAATCGGTATCCCGGCAAGATATATTCATACCTCGGCCTCGATCATCCATACCGATGATTATGATGCGGCGAAGGAACTGCTGGTGAAGCTGGTGACGAATATGGACCGGACGACCTTTGAAACGCTGATCAATTATGCCTAAATCAGTAAAAAACATCTGGAAAACATCTAGTAAATTTTAGATTTCTCACATATTATAGAAGTAACCCTCGAATCCGCTACCGAAAATATTCCAGGAAAGGAAGGTCGATGCCATGAATGGTCAAGGGCAAGGGATGATCTTCGTGTTTACCGGACCCGATGGGTCCGGCAGGAAGACGATCGCTGATATGGTAGGTTCCACGCTGGGCATGACGAAAGTGCTGTCCTATACGACACGCAAGCCCAGGGCTGGGGAAGCACCCGGCCAAGATTACTATTTCATCAGTGAGGAGGAGTTCGCACAGGCGGAAGCGCGCGGTGAATTTGTCGAAGCGGTGGAGATCAACGGCGTGCGCTATGGGATCAAGGAAGCTGAGATCGACGAGCTGTTCCAGAAGAAGAAATTCATCTATCTCATCCTGAACGCCCAGGGGGCCAAGATCCTTAAGGATAAGTACGGCGATCTGGTCACCCGGATCTTCATCTACATCGACAAGGAACTGGTGGTCGAACGCCAACGCAAAGCCGGTGCTTCAGAAGAACTCATCCAACAACATCTTGCCCATTATGACGAGGACATGTCTTACAAGGACGAGTGCAAATATTCCTTCGAGAACCTTGACTTGGCCCACACGGTGTTTGCAGTCTCGAATATCATCGACGCTTATATGAACCGCGGCCTTATAGAAAAAGACTAACTGCGCATCTGAGTATCTTGGCTGCTGAGCAGCAAACCGGTCAAGAAGCCCATCATAAGTTTCAATCATAAATTTGTCAGGATATCCATGAAGTGATTTCATCTTCGTGATGGGATTGCTTCATGAATATCCATTGTTGTTGGAACAGGTCCCGTTGGGGCTTTATTTTTTTGCGAAGATTTCTCCCTTCACCGCCTTTTCATCATTATCCCCTTCACTCAGGAAGGGGGCGGGATGAATGCGTTTATGGCGTTGCTCCTATGCTGAGTCGATACAAATTATCGTCTCAGCATCGTGTGAGCGCCGCTCCTGTGCTGAGTCGATAGTAAATGTCGTCTCAGCTCATGTGAGCACCGCTCCCATGCTGAGTCGACACATTCTATCGTCTCAACGCAACGCTTGGCTGACTCACCTGTTTCCTCTCACTCACTACTCTGCCCACTGCCTTGCTCACCGCCATACCCGACGCCATTGCCCTGCAGGCATGCGATGCTTCTCCCGCACACATAAAGGGCTGTCCAACAGTCACTCATCACTGACTTATCGGACAGCCCCTTGGTTATTTCGCTTGTACCAGTTGTTCCATCTCCTCGATCAGCTCTTGGAATACGCTCATCGCTTGCTGGATTGGTTCAGGTGTAGACATATCGACGCCGGCTCGCTTCAAGATATTGATCGAATAATCGCTGCAGCCGCTCTTGAGGAATCCTTTGTAGCGCTCCACCGCCGGTTCTCCTTCGTCAAGGATCTGCTTGGCGAAGCTCGCCGCAGCAGCGAAGCCGGTCGCATATTTGTATACATAGAAGCTCGAGTAGAAGTGCGGGATGCGCGCCCACTCCATCTCGATCGCCTGATCGACAGTCATCGCAGGGCCGTGGTATTTCTTGTTCAGATCATAATAGATCTCGCAGAGCAGCT
The genomic region above belongs to Insulibacter thermoxylanivorax and contains:
- a CDS encoding guanylate kinase gives rise to the protein MNGQGQGMIFVFTGPDGSGRKTIADMVGSTLGMTKVLSYTTRKPRAGEAPGQDYYFISEEEFAQAEARGEFVEAVEINGVRYGIKEAEIDELFQKKKFIYLILNAQGAKILKDKYGDLVTRIFIYIDKELVVERQRKAGASEELIQQHLAHYDEDMSYKDECKYSFENLDLAHTVFAVSNIIDAYMNRGLIEKD
- a CDS encoding M42 family metallopeptidase, giving the protein MDQRTQDLFRTLTELAGPSGFEHEVRNYVRERLQPVSDEIIYDRLGSIFGVRRGDPQGPKIMVAGHLDEVGFLVTAVTEKGLLKFQTLGGWWSQVLPAQRVEVITEQGRIPGVIGSIPPHLLDEGQRNKPMPLEHMYIDIGADSREDAEQLGVRPGLPAVPVCPFTPMANPKKIMAKAWDNRYGVGLAIELLEAVKDIELPNQLYAGATVQEEVGLRGAETAARLINPDLFFALDASPANDTGGDPNAFGRLGHGALLRIYDRTMVTHKGLVDYIRDTAESHGIRYQYFVSAGGTDAGRVHLNGIGVPSAVIGIPARYIHTSASIIHTDDYDAAKELLVKLVTNMDRTTFETLINYA